From one Bos indicus x Bos taurus breed Angus x Brahman F1 hybrid chromosome 7, Bos_hybrid_MaternalHap_v2.0, whole genome shotgun sequence genomic stretch:
- the TRMT1 gene encoding tRNA (guanine(26)-N(2))-dimethyltransferase isoform X2, which translates to MICPPSVPTCRRPGPNPASVHRDQFDFRCLERRLYRARFMEGQPQGPPNSAAMENGTEPDGEERPPGFQETTITEGAARIVFPNANEVFYNPVQEFNRDLTCAVITEFARIQLAAKGIQIKVPGEKDVQKVVVDLSEPKEDKAELKEGANLALEDQPRTAAVGEICEEGLRVLEGLAASGLRSIRFAREVPGLRSVVANDASARAVDLMRRNVQLNEVAHLVQPSQADARMLMYQHQKASERFDVIDLDPYGSPASFLDAAVQAVSEGGLLCVTCTDMAVLAGNSGETCYSKYGAMALKSRACHEMALRTVLHSLDLRANCYQRFVVPLLSISADFYVRVFVRVFTGQAKVKASASKQALVFQCVGCGAFHLQRLGKASAASGGRLKFSAACGPPVAPECEHCGQRHQLGGPMWAEPLHDLEFVGRVLEAVSANPGRFHTAERIRGVLSVITEELPDVPLYYTLDQLSSTIHCNTPSLLQLRSALLHAGFRVSLSHACKNAVKTDAPSSTLWDIMRCWEKECPVKRERLSESSPAFRILSVEPRLQANFTIRDDANPSSRQRGLKRFQANPEANWGPRPRARPGGKAAGETVEERRRLLQNKRKEPVEDPAERAAWLKTFPCKRFKEGTCQQGHQCCYSHSPPSPKATAEATPTDCPEAPSQNPAEPGAATGPGTE; encoded by the exons ATGATCTGCCCGCCCTCTGTGCCAACATGTCGGCGCCCAGGTCCTAATCCGGCAAGCGTGCACCGAGACCAGTTCGATTTTCGGTGTCTCGAGAGACG TCTCTATAGAGCCCGGTTTATGGAGGGGCAGCCCCAAGGGCCGCCAAATTCAGCAGCCATGGAGAATGGCACCGAGCCGGACGGAGAAGAGCGCCCACCTGGGTTCCAGGAGACGACGATCACCGAGGGGGCCGCCAGGATCGTCTTTCCCAACGCCAACGAAGTTTTCTACAACCCAGTGCAAGAGTTCAACCGGGACCTAAC ATGCGCTGTGATCACGGAATTTGCTCGTATTCAGCTTGCGGCCAAAGGAATCCAGA TCAAGGTGCCAGGTGAGAAGGATGTGCAAAAGGTGGTCGTGGACTTGTCAGAGCCAAAGGAGGACAAGGCTGAACTGAAAGAGGGTGCAAACCTGGCCCTGGAAGACCAGCCTCGAACAGCCGCCGTGGGGGAGATCTGTGAG GAAGGCCTGCGAGTGCTGGAAGGTCTGGCAGCCTCCGGCTTACGTTCCATTCGCTTTGCTCGAGAGGTGCCTGGTCTCCGATCCGTGGTTGCCAATGACGCCTCTGCCCGAGCTGTGGATCTTATGCGCCGTAATGTGCAGCTCAACGAAGTGGCCCACCTGGTACAGCCCAGCCAGGCAGATGCCCG GATGCTGATGTACCAGCACCAGAAGGCGTCGGAGAGGTTTGACGTCATCGACCTCGACCCTTACGGCAGCCCCGCCTCTTTCCTGGATGCAGCCGTGCAGGCTGTGAGTGAAGGAG GGCTGCTGTGCGTCACCTGCACAGATATGGCGGTCCTGGCGGGGAACAGCGGGGAGACCTGCTACAGCAAATACGGGGCCATGGCCCTCAAGAGCCGGGCCTGCCACGAGATG GCCCTGAGGACTGTCCTGCACAGCCTGGATCTCCGTGCCAACTGCTACCAGCGCTTTGTGGTGCCACTGCTCAGCATCAGCGCTGACTTCTATGTACGGGTTTTTGTTCGTGTCTTCACTGGTCAGGCCAAGGTCAAGGCCTCAGCCAG CAAGCAGGCGCTGGTGTTCCAGTGCGTGGGCTGCGGGGCCTTCCACCTGCAGCGTCTTGGCAAAGCATCAGCAGCCTCCGGTGGCCG GCTCAAGTTCTCTGCAGCCTGCGGCCCCCCCGTGGCCCCTGAGTGCGAGCACTGTGGGCAGCGACACCAG CTTGGTGGCCCCATGTGGGCAGAGCCCCTCCATGACCTGGAATTCGTGGGCCGTGTCCTCGAGGCTGTGAGCGCCAACCCTGGCCGCTTCCACACCGCAGAGCGGATCCGAGGAGTGCTGAGTGTCATCACGGAG GAGCTCCCGGACGTGCCCCTCTACTATACGCTGGACCAGCTGAGCAGCACCATCCACTGCAACACACCCAGCCTCCTGCAGCTGCG GTCGGCCCTCCTCCACGCTGGCTTCCGGGTCTCCCTCTCCCATGCCTGTAAGAATGCTGTGAAGACAGACGCTCCCTCCTCGACCCTCTGGGACATCATGCGGTGCTGG GAGAAGGAGTGTCCAGTGAAACGGGAGCGCCTGTCAGAGAGCAGCCCGGCCTTCCGCATTCTCAGCGTGGAGCCCAG GCTGCAGGCCAACTTCACCATCCGGGATGATGCCAACCCCAGCTCCCGCCAGCGAGGACTCAAGCGCTTCCAGGCCAACCCTGAGGCCAACTGGGGTCCCCGGCCCCGTGCCCGGCCAGG AGGCAAGGCAGCAGGAGAAACTGTGGAAGAGAGACGTAGGCTGCTCCAAAATAAGCGAAAGGAGCCGGTGGAGGACCCAGCTGAGCGGGCTGCCTGGCTCAAGACATTTCCCTGCAAGAGGTTCAAGGAG GGCACCTGTCAACAGGGGCACCAGTGCTGCTACTCGCATAGCCCCCCCTCACCTAAGGCCACTGCTGAAGCCACCCCCACTGACTGTCCAGAGGCCCCCAGTCAGAACCCCGCTGAGCCTGGGGCTGCTACTGGTCCAGGCACAGAGTGA
- the TRMT1 gene encoding tRNA (guanine(26)-N(2))-dimethyltransferase isoform X1: protein MICPPSVPTCRRPGPNPASVHRDQFDFRCLERRTGGQRRARMSRARTVLWLSPTLRSVLSLYRARFMEGQPQGPPNSAAMENGTEPDGEERPPGFQETTITEGAARIVFPNANEVFYNPVQEFNRDLTCAVITEFARIQLAAKGIQIKVPGEKDVQKVVVDLSEPKEDKAELKEGANLALEDQPRTAAVGEICEEGLRVLEGLAASGLRSIRFAREVPGLRSVVANDASARAVDLMRRNVQLNEVAHLVQPSQADARMLMYQHQKASERFDVIDLDPYGSPASFLDAAVQAVSEGGLLCVTCTDMAVLAGNSGETCYSKYGAMALKSRACHEMALRTVLHSLDLRANCYQRFVVPLLSISADFYVRVFVRVFTGQAKVKASASKQALVFQCVGCGAFHLQRLGKASAASGGRLKFSAACGPPVAPECEHCGQRHQLGGPMWAEPLHDLEFVGRVLEAVSANPGRFHTAERIRGVLSVITEELPDVPLYYTLDQLSSTIHCNTPSLLQLRSALLHAGFRVSLSHACKNAVKTDAPSSTLWDIMRCWEKECPVKRERLSESSPAFRILSVEPRLQANFTIRDDANPSSRQRGLKRFQANPEANWGPRPRARPGGKAAGETVEERRRLLQNKRKEPVEDPAERAAWLKTFPCKRFKEGTCQQGHQCCYSHSPPSPKATAEATPTDCPEAPSQNPAEPGAATGPGTE, encoded by the exons ATGATCTGCCCGCCCTCTGTGCCAACATGTCGGCGCCCAGGTCCTAATCCGGCAAGCGTGCACCGAGACCAGTTCGATTTTCGGTGTCTCGAGAGACG GACTGGCGGGCAGAGGCGCGCGCGGATGTCCCGTGCGAGGACCGTTCTGTGGCTAAGCCCGACTCTCCGCTCCGTTCTCAGTCTCTATAGAGCCCGGTTTATGGAGGGGCAGCCCCAAGGGCCGCCAAATTCAGCAGCCATGGAGAATGGCACCGAGCCGGACGGAGAAGAGCGCCCACCTGGGTTCCAGGAGACGACGATCACCGAGGGGGCCGCCAGGATCGTCTTTCCCAACGCCAACGAAGTTTTCTACAACCCAGTGCAAGAGTTCAACCGGGACCTAAC ATGCGCTGTGATCACGGAATTTGCTCGTATTCAGCTTGCGGCCAAAGGAATCCAGA TCAAGGTGCCAGGTGAGAAGGATGTGCAAAAGGTGGTCGTGGACTTGTCAGAGCCAAAGGAGGACAAGGCTGAACTGAAAGAGGGTGCAAACCTGGCCCTGGAAGACCAGCCTCGAACAGCCGCCGTGGGGGAGATCTGTGAG GAAGGCCTGCGAGTGCTGGAAGGTCTGGCAGCCTCCGGCTTACGTTCCATTCGCTTTGCTCGAGAGGTGCCTGGTCTCCGATCCGTGGTTGCCAATGACGCCTCTGCCCGAGCTGTGGATCTTATGCGCCGTAATGTGCAGCTCAACGAAGTGGCCCACCTGGTACAGCCCAGCCAGGCAGATGCCCG GATGCTGATGTACCAGCACCAGAAGGCGTCGGAGAGGTTTGACGTCATCGACCTCGACCCTTACGGCAGCCCCGCCTCTTTCCTGGATGCAGCCGTGCAGGCTGTGAGTGAAGGAG GGCTGCTGTGCGTCACCTGCACAGATATGGCGGTCCTGGCGGGGAACAGCGGGGAGACCTGCTACAGCAAATACGGGGCCATGGCCCTCAAGAGCCGGGCCTGCCACGAGATG GCCCTGAGGACTGTCCTGCACAGCCTGGATCTCCGTGCCAACTGCTACCAGCGCTTTGTGGTGCCACTGCTCAGCATCAGCGCTGACTTCTATGTACGGGTTTTTGTTCGTGTCTTCACTGGTCAGGCCAAGGTCAAGGCCTCAGCCAG CAAGCAGGCGCTGGTGTTCCAGTGCGTGGGCTGCGGGGCCTTCCACCTGCAGCGTCTTGGCAAAGCATCAGCAGCCTCCGGTGGCCG GCTCAAGTTCTCTGCAGCCTGCGGCCCCCCCGTGGCCCCTGAGTGCGAGCACTGTGGGCAGCGACACCAG CTTGGTGGCCCCATGTGGGCAGAGCCCCTCCATGACCTGGAATTCGTGGGCCGTGTCCTCGAGGCTGTGAGCGCCAACCCTGGCCGCTTCCACACCGCAGAGCGGATCCGAGGAGTGCTGAGTGTCATCACGGAG GAGCTCCCGGACGTGCCCCTCTACTATACGCTGGACCAGCTGAGCAGCACCATCCACTGCAACACACCCAGCCTCCTGCAGCTGCG GTCGGCCCTCCTCCACGCTGGCTTCCGGGTCTCCCTCTCCCATGCCTGTAAGAATGCTGTGAAGACAGACGCTCCCTCCTCGACCCTCTGGGACATCATGCGGTGCTGG GAGAAGGAGTGTCCAGTGAAACGGGAGCGCCTGTCAGAGAGCAGCCCGGCCTTCCGCATTCTCAGCGTGGAGCCCAG GCTGCAGGCCAACTTCACCATCCGGGATGATGCCAACCCCAGCTCCCGCCAGCGAGGACTCAAGCGCTTCCAGGCCAACCCTGAGGCCAACTGGGGTCCCCGGCCCCGTGCCCGGCCAGG AGGCAAGGCAGCAGGAGAAACTGTGGAAGAGAGACGTAGGCTGCTCCAAAATAAGCGAAAGGAGCCGGTGGAGGACCCAGCTGAGCGGGCTGCCTGGCTCAAGACATTTCCCTGCAAGAGGTTCAAGGAG GGCACCTGTCAACAGGGGCACCAGTGCTGCTACTCGCATAGCCCCCCCTCACCTAAGGCCACTGCTGAAGCCACCCCCACTGACTGTCCAGAGGCCCCCAGTCAGAACCCCGCTGAGCCTGGGGCTGCTACTGGTCCAGGCACAGAGTGA
- the NACC1 gene encoding nucleus accumbens-associated protein 1 codes for MAQTLQMEIPNFGNSILECLNEQRLQGLYCDVSVVVKGHAFKAHRAVLAASSSYFRDLFNSSRSAVVELPAAVQPQSFQQILSFCYTGRLSMNMGDQFLLMYTAGFLQIQEIMEKGTEFFLKVSSPSCDSQGLHSEEAPSSEPQSPVAQTSSWPACGTPLPLVSRVKTEQQESDSVQCTPVAKRLWDSGQKEAGGGGGSNGSRKMAKFSTPDLAVNRPAQQAPVVAAAQPTGVAAGAGAGPPTGGAAAAAAAAAAGGVVSGPSTSERTSPGTSSAYTSDSPGSYHNEEDEEEDAGEEGTDEQYRQICNMYTMYSMMNVGQTAEKVEALPEQVAPESRNRIRVRQDLASLPAELINQIGNRCHPKLYDEGDPSEKLELVTGTNVYITRAQLMNCHVSAGTRHKVLLRRLLASFFDRNTLANSCGTGIRSSSNNPSRKPLDSRVLHAVKYYCQNFAPNFKESEMNAIAADMCTNARRVVRKSWIPKVKPLMAEGDAYTTFISYTGKIEPDMMGVEHGFETASHDGEAGPSAEEALQ; via the exons ATGGCCCAGACCCTGCAGATGGAGATCCCGAACTTTGGCAACAGCATCCTGGAGTGCCTCAACGAGCAGCGGCTGCAGGGCCTGTACTGTGACGTCTCGGTAGTGGTCAAGGGCCACGCCTTCAAGGCCCACAGGGCCGTGCTGGCCGCCAGCAGCTCCTACTTCCGGGACCTGTTCAACAGCAGCCGGAGCGCCGTGGTGGAGCTGCCGGCAGCCGTGCAGCCCCAGTCCTTCCAGCAGATCCTCAGCTTCTGCTACACGGGCCGCCTGAGCATGAACATGGGTGACCAGTTCCTGCTCATGTACACGGCCGGCTTTCTGCAGATCCAGGAGATCATGGAGAAGGGGACCGAATTCTTCCTCAAGGTGAGCTCCCCCAGCTGCGACTCCCAGGGCCTGCACTCTGAGGAAGCCCCCTCGTCCGAGCCCCAGAGCCCCGTGGCGCAGACGTCAAGCTGGCCGGCCTGTGGCACTCCGCTGCCCCTGGTGTCGCGCGTCAAGACGGAGCAGCAGGAGTCGGACTCTGTGCAGTGCACGCCCGTGGCCAAGCGGCTGTGGGACAGCGGCCAGAAGGAGGCTGGGGGCGGCGGCGGGAGCAACGGCAGCCGCAAAATGGCCAAGTTCTCCACGCCAGACCTGGCTGTCAACCGGCCGGCCCAGCAGGCCCCCGTGGTGGCGGCGGCACAGCCCACCGGggtggcggcgggggcgggggccggtCCGCCGACTGGGGgtgcagcggcggcggcggcggcggcagcagcaggcgGTGTGGTGAGTGGGCCCAGCACATCAGAGCGGACCAGCCCCGGCACCTCAAGCGCCTACACCAGCGACAGCCCCGGCTCCTACCACAacgaggaggacgaggaggaggacGCGGGCGAGGAGGGCACGGACGAGCAGTACCGGCAGATCTGCAACATGTACACCATGTACAGCATGATGAACGTCGGCCAGACTG CTGAGAAGGTGGAGGCCCTCCCTGAGCAGGTGGCCCCCGAGTCTCGGAATCGCATCCGAGTGCGGCAGGACCTCGCATCTCTCCCCGCCGAGCTCATCAACCAGATTGGCAACCGCTGCCACCCCAAGCTCTACGACGAGGGTGACCCCTCAGAGAAGCTGGAGCTGGTGACAG gcACCAACGTGTACATCACGAGGGCGCAGCTCATGAACTGCCACGTCAGCGCGGGCACCCGGCACAAGGTCCTGCTGCGGCGCCTCCTGGCCTCCTTCTTTGACCG GAACACGCTGGCCAACAGCTGTGGCACCGGCATCCGCTCTTCCAGTAACAACCCCAGCCGCAAACCGCTGGACAGTCGCGTACTCCACGCCGTCAAGT ACTACTGCCAGAACTTCGCCCCCAACTTCAAGGAGAGCGAGATGAACGCCATTGCGGCCGACATGTGCACCAACGCCCGCCGCGTTGTGCGCAAGAGCTGGATCCCCAAGGTCAAGCCGCTCATGGCCGAGGGCGACGCCTACACCACCTTCATCAGCTACACGGGCAAGATAGAGCCGGACATGATGGGTGTGGAGCACGGCTTCGAGACGGCCAGCCACGATGGCGAGGCCGGCCCCTCGGCCGAGGAGGCCCTCCAGTAA